Proteins encoded within one genomic window of Acidovorax sp. 107:
- the ligA gene encoding NAD-dependent DNA ligase LigA → MTEQSDLFSAPASVDKAQPAIKIKALRDQLNQWAHQYYVLDEPTVPDAEYDRVFRELQALEAAHPDLVTPNSPTQRVIGAVMDGLAPVRHTVPMLSIHTETDTEATGAQAFDARVRRELGLTDADPAIEYVAEPKFDGLAMSLRYENGRLVQAATRGDGEVGEDVTHNIRTIRQIPLTLPEGVPPLLEVRGEVYMRRADFDALNERQREQGGKTFVNPRNAAAGAVRQLDSNITAQRPLSFFAYGLGAITPPAEGGPVFRTHYEMLQTLKSWGFPVAAQVQVAVGATELVAFHQQVGASRDALPYDIDGVVYKVNSLQLQRDLGFKTREPRWAVAHKYPAQEMATKIEGIDVQVGRTGKITPVARLAPVFVGGVTVTNATLHNLFEIRKKGVRVGDTVIVRRAGDVIPEVVGVMPGNRTGYVPNFRMPAACPVCGSAVVREKGEANHRCTGGLFCAAQRKEAILHFAARRAMDIEGLGDKLVDQLVDANVIRTLPDLYRLGLTSLIALERMAEKSAQNVLAALEKSKQTTLPRFLFALGIRHVGEATAKDLARHFGVLDAIMDATEEQLLAVNDVGPIVAKAIRTFFEQPHNREVVEQLRACGVTWPEGPVAERAPQILAGKTVVLTGTLPTLSRDAAKDMLEAAGAKVAGSVSKKTSYVVAGEEAGSKLTKAQELGVPVLDEAGMLELLSGQGV, encoded by the coding sequence ATGACTGAACAATCTGACCTTTTTTCGGCCCCAGCGTCCGTGGATAAAGCGCAACCAGCTATCAAAATCAAAGCACTGCGCGACCAGCTCAACCAATGGGCCCACCAGTACTACGTGCTGGACGAGCCCACGGTGCCCGATGCCGAATACGACCGCGTGTTCCGCGAGCTGCAGGCGCTCGAAGCCGCGCACCCCGATCTGGTCACCCCCAATTCGCCCACGCAGCGTGTGATTGGTGCAGTGATGGACGGCCTGGCCCCCGTGCGCCACACGGTGCCCATGCTCAGCATCCACACCGAAACCGATACCGAGGCCACGGGCGCGCAGGCTTTCGATGCGCGCGTGCGGCGCGAGCTGGGCCTGACCGACGCCGACCCCGCCATCGAATACGTGGCCGAGCCCAAGTTTGACGGCCTCGCCATGAGCCTGCGCTACGAAAATGGCCGGCTGGTGCAGGCAGCCACACGCGGTGACGGTGAGGTGGGCGAGGACGTGACGCACAACATCCGCACGATTCGCCAGATTCCGCTGACCTTGCCTGAGGGCGTGCCGCCATTGCTTGAAGTGCGTGGTGAGGTCTACATGCGCCGTGCCGACTTCGACGCACTCAACGAGCGCCAGCGGGAGCAGGGCGGCAAGACCTTTGTGAACCCGCGCAACGCGGCAGCGGGTGCGGTGCGCCAGCTGGACTCCAACATCACCGCCCAGAGGCCCCTGAGCTTTTTTGCCTACGGCCTGGGAGCGATCACTCCGCCGGCCGAAGGCGGGCCGGTGTTCCGCACGCACTACGAGATGCTGCAGACGCTGAAATCATGGGGTTTCCCAGTGGCAGCGCAGGTGCAGGTTGCGGTAGGTGCTACTGAATTGGTAGCATTTCACCAGCAGGTGGGTGCCAGCCGCGATGCGCTGCCGTACGACATCGACGGGGTGGTTTACAAGGTCAACTCTCTGCAGTTGCAGCGCGACCTGGGTTTCAAGACCCGCGAACCGCGCTGGGCCGTGGCGCACAAGTACCCCGCGCAGGAGATGGCCACCAAGATCGAAGGCATCGATGTGCAGGTGGGCCGCACCGGCAAGATCACACCCGTGGCGCGCCTGGCGCCCGTTTTCGTGGGTGGCGTCACGGTCACCAACGCCACACTGCACAACCTGTTCGAGATCCGCAAGAAGGGCGTGCGCGTGGGCGACACCGTCATCGTGCGCCGTGCGGGCGATGTGATTCCCGAGGTAGTGGGCGTGATGCCCGGCAACCGCACGGGCTATGTTCCCAACTTCCGCATGCCCGCAGCCTGCCCCGTGTGCGGCAGCGCCGTGGTGCGCGAAAAAGGCGAGGCCAACCACCGCTGCACCGGCGGCCTGTTCTGCGCCGCGCAGCGCAAGGAAGCCATCCTGCACTTTGCCGCGCGCCGTGCCATGGACATTGAGGGCCTGGGCGACAAGCTGGTGGACCAGCTGGTGGACGCCAACGTGATCCGCACACTGCCCGACCTGTATCGGCTGGGTCTCACGTCCCTCATCGCGCTGGAGCGCATGGCCGAGAAATCCGCCCAGAACGTGCTGGCGGCGCTCGAAAAATCCAAGCAGACCACGCTGCCGCGCTTCTTGTTTGCCCTGGGCATCCGCCACGTGGGCGAGGCCACAGCCAAGGACCTGGCGCGGCATTTTGGAGTGCTCGACGCCATCATGGATGCGACGGAAGAGCAGCTGCTGGCCGTCAACGACGTGGGCCCCATTGTGGCCAAGGCCATCCGCACCTTCTTTGAACAGCCGCACAACCGCGAAGTGGTCGAGCAGCTGCGTGCCTGCGGCGTGACCTGGCCCGAAGGCCCGGTGGCCGAGCGTGCCCCGCAGATCCTGGCGGGCAAGACGGTGGTGCTGACCGGTACTTTGCCGACGCTCAGCCGCGACGCAGCCAAGGACATGCTCGAAGCCGCGGGCGCCAAGGTGGCCGGCTCCGTCAGCAAAAAGACCAGCTACGTGGTGGCGGGCGAAGAAGCTGGCAGCAAGCTGACCAAGGCCCAGGAACTGGGCGTACCCGTGCTGGACGAAGCCGGCATGCTGGAACTGTTGTCAGGCCAAGGTGTCTGA
- a CDS encoding EAL domain-containing protein, with the protein MSLWLAQHQAASMAQIEEARFTQETRAFSEALSQRIAGHTEVVNGLRGLFTANPRLSRLDFERAASEMEVGQRYPGVRNLSFTRWVPGRDREAYEARVRADTSMSPEGFPQFKIHPPGERAEYFVAEYLWPLFGNESVLGLDISAQPTNLAAMRYSRDSGQTVVSAPFDLLQESAHRAGIVIRVPVFDPTAGTAEQRFVGAVASTLRVYDLVQGLGSQGFLNGIAVSMVDLGPIRTDSNDTAVRTLLEPTAQGLPGAQPLVRELAVHDRRWQLTFYPTRSFLTASETRLPWLAGLAAALVSLLLASTVALLVRQRTLALVRAQLSDEARRESEERFRALFNQATVGVAQVDSSTGQFVRVNQRYADILGYTPQELVGMTFQSLTHPDDLAADLAHARRLQSGDVPEYRLEKRYIHKDGHEVWGDLTVSSMWTSGSAPGYHIAVVQDITGRKRMEENLRANEQRLRSILERLPMGLCLVQDDGLISFRNKRYVQICGYTQEEVPDTDTWWQRAYPDAAERDAIRQRLLDAKHLGVIPLAEYTICCADGKYKPVEISGIFVDGGRLITMEDLSQRKAAEEEINQLAYYDPLTRLPNRRLLMDRLQQALATSARHHRSGALLMLDLDNFKTVNETRGHDRGDALLLQVAHRLRSCVHEDDTVARQGGDEFVVVLEDLGDSPEEAAARAEDVGQRILGVLRQPYQIDGDAHHSSLSMGVTLYSGTRETVDELLKRADLALYQAKNAGRDTLRFYDPQMQAVVSARATLELDMRVGLAQGQFELYYQPQIDHGRITGAEALLRWRHPRDGFISPAHFIPLAEETGLILPLGEWVLQAACRRLAAWAQQPELALLSLAVNVSPRQFHQTGFVAQVLAALAGAGADGHQLKLEMTEGLLLQDVEDTIDKMGQLKGYGVGFSLDDFGTGYSSLSYLKRLPLDQLKIDQSFVRDVLTDPNDAAIARTVVALGTSLGLRVIAEGVETEAQREFLERHHCHAWQGYLLSPAVAVDEFEALVRRTNGALDGSV; encoded by the coding sequence ATGAGTCTTTGGCTCGCGCAGCACCAGGCCGCGTCGATGGCGCAGATCGAGGAAGCCCGCTTTACCCAGGAAACGCGCGCGTTCTCCGAGGCGCTGAGCCAGCGCATCGCCGGGCACACCGAGGTCGTCAATGGCCTGCGTGGCCTGTTCACCGCCAACCCCCGCTTGTCGCGCCTGGACTTTGAACGTGCCGCCAGCGAGATGGAGGTAGGCCAGCGCTACCCCGGCGTGCGCAATCTGTCTTTCACGCGCTGGGTGCCGGGGCGCGACAGGGAGGCCTACGAGGCCCGCGTGCGGGCCGACACCTCGATGTCACCCGAAGGCTTCCCCCAGTTCAAGATTCACCCGCCTGGCGAGCGTGCCGAGTATTTCGTGGCCGAGTACCTCTGGCCTCTGTTTGGCAACGAGAGCGTGCTGGGGCTGGACATCAGCGCCCAGCCCACGAACCTCGCGGCCATGCGCTACAGCCGTGATAGCGGGCAGACCGTGGTGTCCGCCCCGTTTGACCTGCTGCAGGAAAGCGCGCACCGCGCGGGTATCGTCATCCGTGTGCCGGTGTTCGACCCCACGGCGGGCACGGCAGAGCAGCGTTTTGTGGGGGCGGTGGCCTCCACGCTGCGGGTCTATGACCTGGTACAGGGGCTTGGCAGCCAGGGGTTCCTGAATGGGATCGCCGTCTCCATGGTGGACCTGGGGCCCATACGCACCGACTCGAATGACACCGCCGTGCGCACCCTGCTGGAGCCGACGGCCCAGGGCCTGCCCGGCGCACAGCCCCTGGTGCGCGAGCTGGCGGTGCATGACCGGCGCTGGCAGCTCACCTTCTACCCGACCCGGTCGTTCCTGACCGCGTCCGAAACGCGCTTGCCCTGGCTGGCGGGGCTGGCTGCTGCGCTGGTGTCGTTGCTGCTGGCTTCCACCGTGGCCCTGCTGGTGCGCCAGCGCACCCTGGCACTGGTGCGTGCCCAGCTGTCCGACGAGGCGCGGCGCGAGAGCGAAGAACGGTTTCGCGCGCTCTTCAACCAGGCCACCGTGGGCGTCGCCCAGGTGGATTCATCCACCGGCCAGTTCGTGCGCGTCAACCAGCGCTACGCTGACATCCTGGGCTACACCCCGCAGGAGCTGGTGGGCATGACCTTTCAGAGCCTCACCCACCCGGACGACCTGGCGGCGGACCTGGCCCATGCCCGACGGCTGCAGAGCGGCGATGTGCCCGAATACCGGCTGGAAAAACGCTATATCCACAAGGACGGACACGAGGTCTGGGGCGACTTGACGGTGTCGTCGATGTGGACGTCGGGCTCCGCGCCCGGCTACCACATTGCCGTGGTGCAGGACATCACCGGGCGCAAGCGCATGGAAGAAAACCTGCGCGCCAATGAACAGCGTCTGCGCAGCATCCTGGAGCGCCTGCCCATGGGCCTGTGCCTGGTGCAGGACGATGGGCTCATCAGTTTCCGCAACAAGCGCTATGTCCAGATCTGCGGCTACACCCAGGAGGAGGTGCCCGACACCGACACCTGGTGGCAGCGCGCCTACCCTGATGCTGCGGAGCGCGATGCGATTCGCCAAAGGCTGCTGGACGCCAAGCACCTGGGTGTGATCCCGTTGGCCGAGTACACGATCTGTTGCGCGGATGGCAAGTACAAGCCGGTCGAGATATCGGGCATCTTTGTCGACGGGGGTCGCCTGATCACGATGGAGGACCTGAGCCAGCGCAAGGCCGCCGAGGAAGAGATCAACCAGCTGGCGTACTACGACCCCCTTACCCGGTTACCCAACCGCCGCCTGCTCATGGATCGGCTACAGCAAGCGCTGGCCACCAGCGCGCGCCACCACCGCAGTGGCGCGTTGCTGATGCTGGATCTGGACAACTTCAAGACCGTCAACGAGACCCGCGGCCACGACCGGGGCGATGCCTTGCTGCTGCAGGTGGCACACCGCCTGCGCAGCTGCGTGCATGAGGACGACACCGTGGCCCGCCAGGGCGGCGATGAATTCGTCGTGGTGCTGGAAGACCTGGGCGACAGCCCCGAGGAAGCCGCCGCGCGCGCCGAAGACGTGGGCCAGCGCATTCTGGGGGTGCTGCGCCAGCCCTACCAGATCGATGGCGACGCACACCACAGCTCGCTGAGCATGGGTGTCACCCTCTACAGCGGCACCCGCGAGACGGTGGACGAACTGCTCAAGCGCGCCGACCTGGCGCTGTACCAGGCCAAGAATGCGGGGCGCGACACCTTGCGCTTTTATGACCCCCAGATGCAGGCCGTGGTCAGCGCCCGCGCCACGCTGGAGCTGGACATGCGGGTGGGCCTGGCGCAGGGCCAGTTCGAGCTGTACTACCAGCCCCAGATCGACCATGGCCGCATCACCGGGGCCGAGGCGTTGCTGCGCTGGCGGCATCCGCGCGATGGTTTCATATCGCCCGCACATTTCATCCCGCTGGCCGAAGAAACCGGCCTGATCCTGCCGCTGGGGGAATGGGTGCTGCAGGCGGCCTGCCGCCGCTTGGCGGCCTGGGCCCAGCAGCCCGAGCTGGCCTTGCTGAGCCTGGCGGTCAACGTGAGCCCACGGCAGTTCCACCAGACCGGTTTTGTCGCCCAGGTGTTGGCGGCGCTGGCGGGCGCGGGGGCCGACGGCCACCAGCTCAAGCTGGAGATGACCGAAGGCCTGCTGCTGCAGGACGTGGAGGACACCATCGACAAGATGGGCCAGCTCAAGGGGTACGGCGTGGGCTTCTCGCTCGACGACTTCGGCACCGGCTATTCATCGCTGAGCTATCTCAAGCGGCTGCCGCTGGACCAGCTCAAGATCGACCAGAGCTTTGTGCGCGACGTACTCACCGACCCCAACGACGCAGCGATTGCGCGCACCGTGGTGGCGCTGGGCACCAGCCTGGGCCTGCGCGTGATTGCCGAGGGCGTGGAAACCGAGGCGCAGCGCGAGTTTCTGGAGCGTCACCACTGCCACGCCTGGCAGGGCTACCTGCTCAGTCCCGCCGTGGCGGTGGACGAGTTCGAGGCGCTGGTACGCCGCACCAATGGCGCACTGGACGGGAGCGTTTGA
- a CDS encoding diguanylate cyclase, with product MFFKKHSPPAPMPLAPSTQDFDAQRERSVIAEMLLKRSAKLILGRSELEIIRGVCQAIVDVTSHVRLAWTWFGPTDTHTIRPQVYAGPAAAYAESLNIERNLLTRIGPAFTTLDGKAAGPFTVSQFSPFGPWREAARHHGIHHVLALPIASTFNGYSGIFVLYADRDGYFDEVGVSLFAGLAELFGSLMTVAAERQELQRAAYHDALTGLLNRHAVDLIDRRVYRASLFEPASTILLLDLDRFKSINDRFGHDAGDQALQAVARVLTDALRRGDEIIRWGGEEFLVCLPQTALPDALKVAEKLRRAVEGITEPEQLTVSIGACEIAALQHLPQAVARADEALFQAKSGGRNQVCVLP from the coding sequence ATGTTTTTCAAGAAGCACTCGCCGCCCGCACCCATGCCCCTGGCGCCATCGACGCAGGACTTTGACGCGCAGCGCGAACGCTCGGTGATTGCCGAGATGCTGCTCAAACGCTCGGCCAAGCTGATCCTGGGGCGCAGCGAGCTGGAGATCATTCGCGGGGTGTGCCAAGCCATCGTGGATGTCACGTCTCATGTCCGCCTGGCCTGGACCTGGTTTGGCCCGACCGACACGCACACCATACGCCCCCAGGTGTACGCAGGCCCGGCGGCCGCCTATGCCGAGTCGCTGAACATCGAGCGCAACCTGCTCACCCGCATCGGCCCAGCATTCACCACGCTGGACGGTAAGGCTGCAGGCCCCTTCACGGTGTCGCAGTTCTCACCGTTTGGCCCCTGGCGCGAGGCGGCGCGCCACCACGGCATTCACCATGTGCTGGCCTTGCCCATTGCCTCCACCTTCAATGGCTACAGCGGCATCTTTGTGTTGTATGCCGACCGTGATGGCTACTTTGACGAGGTCGGCGTGAGCCTGTTTGCCGGGCTGGCCGAGCTGTTCGGCTCGCTCATGACCGTGGCCGCCGAGCGCCAGGAGCTGCAGCGCGCCGCTTACCACGATGCGCTCACCGGGCTGCTCAACCGCCATGCGGTGGACCTGATCGACCGGCGCGTGTACCGCGCCTCGCTGTTCGAGCCTGCCTCGACCATCCTGCTGCTGGACCTGGACCGTTTCAAGAGCATCAATGACCGTTTTGGCCACGACGCAGGCGACCAGGCGCTGCAGGCCGTGGCCCGGGTGCTGACCGATGCGCTGCGGCGCGGCGACGAGATCATCCGCTGGGGCGGCGAGGAGTTTCTGGTCTGCCTGCCGCAGACCGCGCTGCCCGACGCGCTGAAGGTGGCCGAGAAACTGCGCCGCGCGGTGGAGGGCATCACCGAGCCCGAGCAGCTCACCGTGTCGATCGGCGCCTGTGAGATCGCTGCGCTCCAGCATCTGCCCCAGGCCGTGGCCCGCGCTGACGAGGCCCTGTTCCAGGCCAAGTCGGGCGGGCGTAACCAGGTGTGTGTGCTGCCATAA
- a CDS encoding cell division protein FtsZ, which translates to MSTLQLSLAIIGGLVLALIVAYNTWTSRRNAPKRALPTEHDPAAEPAQRLEPGFDAGAAGAMPPSEFHGLDRGPEPSEHTVDAGDALQLPVPPYSPERRPGLDPLIDVIAALQPEHVVSGDAALAALPPTRRAGSKPFAIEGLNEATQQWETPAPGQRYQSFQAGVQLANRMGALNEIEFSEFVVKAQAFADTINAAPDFPDMLQEVARARELDQFASDHDAQLMFMLRARQAAWSPGYVQQNAARLGFVPGAMPGRLVLPASTQGLPPLLTLGYDTQAALADDPDQSAIRDITLSLDVAQVHRTEQPFARLRDVAAALCQAMDGVLCDQNGTPLPAMAMDPIAADLELLYDQLDGRDLSAGSVLARRLFS; encoded by the coding sequence ATGAGCACATTGCAACTGAGTCTGGCCATCATCGGTGGCCTGGTGCTGGCCCTGATCGTGGCCTACAACACCTGGACCTCGCGCCGCAACGCGCCCAAGCGCGCCCTGCCCACAGAGCATGACCCGGCGGCAGAGCCCGCGCAGCGCCTGGAACCCGGCTTCGATGCGGGCGCGGCCGGTGCCATGCCACCCAGCGAGTTCCACGGTCTGGACCGGGGGCCGGAGCCGTCGGAACACACCGTGGACGCGGGCGACGCCCTGCAACTGCCCGTGCCACCGTACTCGCCCGAACGCCGCCCGGGGCTGGACCCGCTGATCGACGTGATCGCCGCGCTGCAGCCCGAGCATGTGGTGTCCGGCGACGCCGCCCTGGCCGCACTGCCACCCACCCGCCGCGCAGGCAGCAAGCCCTTTGCCATTGAAGGCCTGAACGAAGCCACCCAGCAGTGGGAAACCCCGGCCCCCGGTCAGCGCTACCAGTCCTTCCAGGCGGGCGTGCAACTGGCCAACCGCATGGGCGCGCTCAACGAAATCGAGTTCTCCGAGTTCGTGGTCAAGGCCCAGGCCTTTGCCGACACCATCAACGCCGCCCCCGACTTTCCCGACATGCTGCAGGAAGTGGCCCGCGCCCGCGAACTGGACCAGTTCGCCAGCGACCACGATGCCCAGCTCATGTTCATGCTGCGCGCCCGCCAGGCCGCGTGGAGCCCTGGCTACGTACAGCAGAACGCTGCCCGCCTGGGCTTTGTGCCCGGCGCCATGCCCGGCCGCCTGGTGCTGCCCGCCAGCACGCAAGGCCTGCCGCCCTTGCTCACGCTGGGCTACGACACCCAGGCCGCCTTGGCCGACGACCCGGACCAGTCCGCCATCCGCGACATCACGCTGAGCCTGGATGTCGCCCAGGTCCACCGCACCGAGCAGCCTTTTGCGCGCCTGCGCGACGTGGCCGCCGCCCTGTGCCAGGCCATGGACGGCGTGCTCTGCGACCAGAACGGCACCCCGCTGCCCGCGATGGCCATGGACCCGATTGCTGCCGACCTGGAGCTGCTGTATGACCAGCTGGATGGACGCGACTTGTCGGCGGGCTCCGTGCTGGCGCGGCGGCTGTTCAGCTGA
- the smc gene encoding chromosome segregation protein SMC, giving the protein MRLTSIKLSGFKSFAEPTNFMLPGQLVGVVGPNGCGKSNIMDAVRWVLGESKASELRGESMQDVIFSGTTTRKQASRASVELVFDNSDHRAGGQWGQYGEVAVRRVLTRDGTSSYYLNNQPVRRRDVQDVFLGTGLGPRAYAIIGQGTISRIIESRPEELRLFLEEAAGVSKYKERRRETENRLSDTRENLTRVEDILRELNANLEKLEKQAEVAAKYNTLHADATLKQHQQWFLKRAEAEEQQNKVRLDGLQAVNDLESRMADLRAVESDLETIRQAHYAAGDQVNQAQGRLYEATAEVGKLEAEIRYVVEGRQRVEQRLVQLAEQIAQWQARKEDADVELENLAGAGVDAEERAELLAAQVEEQAMQLPDLEDALRQAQSRTAEQRSSVVQVQQQIGVLAAEQRSFDEQSRQLDARFERLRTDRNALAAPDEARLTNLREQLEEAQEIAETTEARLHELQESVPQLDEDRRACQQAVNTESARQAELSARMEALKALQEKVKTDGKLRPWLAKHGLDGLQGLWSRIHIEPGWENALEAALRERLAALEVGRLDMVRGFLGSGGNDAPPARLAFYSAPAAGHPETSSPHARLSDLLRLNDAGLRAVLVDWLQGCYTAPTLDEALARRSTLQPGEVVFVPTGHAVSAHSVSFYAQDSEQSGMLARAQEIEHLEKELRAQALIAEESRTALVRAEAAYADASQRLVAARREATETQSRAHELQVETLRLTQLAEQTRARSAQIDGDLAEVEAQLADLQERRVAAEARFEELDMQLADSQEREAQLGDKVIEAERKLTACREQQRTLERQAQEATFSQRSMEARRAELNRSIETATQQAKALADEEQRARDELARLSDAAAQGGLQAALEVKMEREKALGAQRSEYDDLTTKLRASDERRMQLERALDPLRQRITEFQLKEQAARLGLEQYTTLLQDAQADLEAVARSIEEGNVRIGGLQSEIDRLHREITALGAVNLAALDELKLASERKVFLDAQTADLTEAMNTLEDAIRKIDGETRQLLSGTFDTVNAHFGRMFPELFGGGQAKLIITGDEILDSGVQVMAQPPGKKNQTIHLLSGGEKALTAIALVFAIFQLNPAPFCLLDEVDAPLDDANTERYAKLVSSMSKGTQFLFISHNKIAMEMAEQLIGVTMQEQGVSRIVAVDMESALSMVDA; this is encoded by the coding sequence GTGCGTCTTACCTCGATCAAGCTCTCCGGTTTCAAGTCGTTCGCTGAACCCACCAACTTCATGCTGCCCGGGCAACTGGTCGGCGTGGTGGGCCCCAACGGCTGCGGCAAGTCCAACATCATGGATGCGGTGCGCTGGGTGCTGGGCGAGAGCAAGGCCAGCGAGCTGCGCGGCGAGAGCATGCAGGACGTGATCTTCAGCGGCACGACCACGCGCAAGCAGGCCAGCCGCGCGAGTGTGGAGCTGGTCTTCGACAACTCCGATCACCGTGCGGGTGGCCAGTGGGGCCAATACGGTGAGGTGGCCGTGCGCCGCGTGCTCACGCGCGACGGCACCAGCAGCTACTACCTGAACAACCAGCCCGTGCGCCGCCGCGACGTGCAGGACGTGTTCCTGGGCACGGGCCTGGGGCCCCGCGCCTACGCCATCATCGGCCAGGGCACCATCAGCCGCATCATCGAAAGCCGCCCCGAGGAACTGCGCCTGTTCCTCGAAGAGGCCGCCGGGGTCTCCAAGTACAAGGAGCGCCGCCGCGAGACCGAAAACCGTCTCTCGGACACGCGCGAGAACCTCACGCGGGTCGAGGACATCCTGCGCGAGCTGAACGCCAACCTCGAAAAGCTCGAAAAGCAGGCCGAGGTGGCTGCCAAATACAACACGCTGCACGCAGACGCGACGCTCAAGCAGCACCAGCAATGGTTCTTGAAGCGGGCCGAGGCCGAAGAGCAGCAGAACAAGGTGCGCCTCGATGGTCTGCAGGCCGTGAACGACCTCGAATCGCGCATGGCCGACCTGCGCGCCGTCGAGTCCGACCTTGAAACCATCCGCCAGGCCCACTACGCTGCGGGCGACCAGGTCAACCAGGCCCAGGGCCGGCTGTATGAAGCCACGGCCGAGGTCGGCAAGCTCGAAGCAGAGATCCGCTACGTGGTCGAGGGCCGCCAGCGCGTGGAGCAACGCCTGGTGCAACTGGCCGAGCAGATCGCCCAGTGGCAGGCCCGCAAGGAAGACGCCGACGTGGAGCTGGAAAACCTGGCCGGTGCGGGCGTGGATGCCGAGGAGCGTGCCGAACTGCTGGCCGCCCAGGTGGAAGAGCAGGCCATGCAGCTGCCCGACCTGGAAGACGCCCTGCGCCAGGCGCAAAGCCGCACGGCCGAGCAGCGCAGCAGCGTGGTGCAGGTGCAGCAGCAGATTGGCGTGCTGGCCGCCGAGCAGCGCAGCTTTGACGAACAAAGCCGCCAGCTCGACGCCCGCTTTGAGCGCCTGCGCACCGACCGCAATGCGCTGGCCGCGCCCGACGAAGCCCGCTTGACCAACCTGCGCGAGCAGCTCGAAGAAGCGCAGGAGATCGCTGAAACCACCGAGGCCCGCCTGCACGAGCTGCAGGAATCCGTGCCCCAGCTCGACGAAGACCGCCGCGCCTGCCAGCAGGCCGTGAATACCGAAAGCGCGCGCCAGGCCGAGCTGTCGGCCCGCATGGAGGCCCTGAAGGCCCTGCAGGAAAAGGTCAAGACCGACGGCAAACTGCGCCCGTGGCTCGCCAAGCACGGCCTCGATGGCCTGCAAGGCCTGTGGAGCCGCATCCACATCGAACCCGGCTGGGAAAACGCACTCGAAGCTGCGTTGCGCGAGCGCCTGGCGGCGCTGGAAGTCGGGCGCCTGGACATGGTGCGTGGCTTCCTGGGCTCGGGCGGCAATGACGCACCGCCCGCGCGGCTGGCCTTCTACAGCGCCCCCGCTGCGGGTCACCCCGAAACATCGTCGCCCCACGCCCGCCTGTCCGACTTGCTGCGCCTGAACGATGCGGGCCTGCGTGCCGTGTTGGTGGACTGGTTACAGGGTTGCTACACCGCGCCCACGCTGGACGAAGCCCTGGCCCGCCGCAGCACGCTACAGCCCGGCGAAGTGGTGTTTGTGCCCACAGGCCATGCGGTCAGCGCCCACAGCGTGAGCTTCTATGCGCAGGACTCCGAACAGTCCGGCATGCTGGCCCGCGCGCAGGAAATCGAACACCTCGAAAAAGAACTGCGCGCCCAGGCCCTGATTGCTGAAGAGTCGCGCACTGCCCTGGTCCGCGCCGAGGCCGCCTATGCCGACGCCTCGCAGCGCTTGGTGGCGGCCCGCCGCGAAGCCACCGAAACCCAGAGCCGCGCGCACGAATTGCAGGTCGAAACCCTGCGCCTGACGCAACTGGCCGAGCAGACCCGCGCCCGCAGCGCACAGATCGACGGCGACCTGGCTGAGGTCGAGGCCCAGCTGGCCGACCTGCAGGAGCGCCGTGTGGCGGCCGAGGCGCGCTTTGAAGAGCTGGACATGCAACTGGCCGACAGCCAGGAGCGCGAGGCCCAACTGGGCGACAAGGTGATCGAGGCCGAACGCAAGCTCACCGCGTGCCGCGAACAGCAGCGCACGCTGGAGCGCCAGGCGCAAGAAGCCACGTTCTCACAGCGCAGCATGGAGGCGCGCCGCGCCGAGTTGAACCGCTCCATCGAAACCGCCACCCAGCAGGCTAAGGCACTGGCCGACGAGGAGCAGCGTGCGCGCGACGAACTCGCCCGCCTGTCCGATGCCGCCGCGCAGGGTGGTCTGCAGGCCGCGCTAGAAGTGAAGATGGAGCGCGAGAAGGCCCTGGGTGCCCAGCGCAGCGAATACGACGACCTGACCACCAAGCTGCGCGCCAGTGATGAACGCCGCATGCAGCTGGAGCGCGCGCTCGACCCGCTGCGCCAGCGCATCACCGAATTCCAGCTCAAGGAACAGGCCGCGCGCCTGGGCTTGGAGCAGTACACCACCTTGCTGCAAGATGCCCAGGCCGATCTCGAAGCCGTGGCCCGCTCCATCGAGGAGGGCAACGTGCGCATTGGTGGCCTGCAGAGCGAAATTGATCGCCTGCACCGCGAGATCACGGCGCTGGGCGCCGTCAACCTGGCCGCGCTGGATGAACTCAAGCTGGCCAGCGAGCGCAAGGTGTTCCTCGATGCGCAGACCGCCGACCTCACCGAGGCCATGAACACGTTGGAAGACGCGATCCGCAAGATCGATGGTGAGACGCGCCAGCTGCTGTCGGGCACCTTCGACACCGTGAACGCGCACTTTGGCCGCATGTTCCCCGAGCTGTTTGGCGGCGGCCAGGCCAAGCTCATCATCACCGGCGACGAAATTCTGGATTCGGGCGTGCAGGTGATGGCGCAGCCGCCCGGCAAGAAGAACCAGACCATCCACCTGCTGTCGGGCGGCGAAAAGGCGCTCACGGCCATCGCGCTGGTGTTTGCGATCTTCCAGCTCAACCCCGCGCCGTTCTGCCTGCTGGACGAGGTGGACGCGCCGCTGGACGACGCCAACACCGAACGTTATGCCAAGCTGGTGTCCAGCATGAGCAAGGGCACGCAGTTTTTGTTCATCAGCCACAACAAGATCGCGATGGAAATGGCCGAGCAACTGATCGGCGTGACCATGCAGGAGCAGGGCGTGTCGCGCATCGTGGCGGTGGACATGGAGTCGGCCCTCTCGATGGTGGACGCTTGA